In Candidatus Omnitrophota bacterium, a genomic segment contains:
- a CDS encoding glycosyltransferase family 4 protein — MKNIKLLLITNLFPNPAEPNRGIFVADMVKEMRNTVDVTVISPIPLFPRWKALKRFERWYRFSLIPADYMIDGHEVVCPKYIAIPKMGFLHSFFLFVALLPTVMRLHKSKRFDLINAHWLFPDGIAACWIAKILHIPIVLSAHGCDINFYLDMPLRRKQIMNALKRADLITVVSGKQKEKLCKAGFADSKITVINNGFGSDFTIQDRTDRRKELNLDVRQKIIIFVGRLVEVKGFDRLIKAIKQLESSLQDDFELAVVGDGPLRQRYEDEVSRYGLSHRIKFYGEKDHSQIYKWFGASDLMCLPSLSEGCPTVVLEALACGKPVVAARVGEIPELVNEKNGILVNAGDISELSASLSAALKKGWKEDEIRRSVSELSWKAAAEKYRDVFQKVIARRSGTV, encoded by the coding sequence ATGAAAAATATAAAATTGCTACTTATAACTAATCTATTTCCGAATCCGGCGGAGCCTAACCGCGGCATATTTGTCGCGGATATGGTTAAGGAGATGAGAAATACGGTCGATGTAACCGTTATATCTCCCATTCCCTTATTTCCCAGGTGGAAGGCATTAAAAAGATTCGAAAGATGGTATCGATTTTCGCTTATCCCTGCCGATTACATGATCGACGGCCACGAGGTGGTATGTCCTAAATATATCGCGATCCCGAAAATGGGTTTTTTACATAGCTTCTTCCTGTTTGTTGCGCTCCTGCCTACTGTCATGAGGTTGCATAAAAGCAAAAGGTTTGACCTTATTAACGCGCACTGGTTATTTCCTGATGGAATAGCTGCATGCTGGATCGCGAAGATACTGCATATACCCATAGTCCTGTCGGCCCACGGATGCGATATCAATTTCTACCTAGATATGCCGCTAAGACGGAAGCAGATCATGAACGCGTTAAAAAGAGCTGACCTGATAACGGTAGTAAGCGGAAAGCAGAAAGAGAAATTATGCAAGGCCGGCTTCGCCGATTCTAAAATAACTGTGATAAATAACGGTTTTGGAAGTGACTTTACAATACAGGATAGGACAGATCGCCGAAAAGAGCTGAATTTGGATGTACGGCAAAAAATAATCATCTTTGTGGGGCGGCTGGTCGAGGTTAAGGGTTTCGATCGCCTGATCAAGGCAATAAAGCAACTCGAGAGTTCGCTTCAGGATGATTTCGAACTTGCCGTTGTCGGAGATGGGCCATTGCGCCAGCGCTATGAGGATGAAGTTTCGAGATACGGATTATCTCACAGGATAAAATTCTATGGCGAAAAGGACCATAGCCAGATATATAAGTGGTTCGGAGCAAGCGATCTCATGTGCCTGCCCAGCTTGAGCGAAGGGTGTCCTACGGTAGTTCTTGAAGCCCTTGCTTGCGGTAAACCGGTGGTGGCTGCCAGGGTGGGGGAGATCCCGGAACTGGTTAACGAAAAGAACGGTATTTTAGTCAATGCCGGGGATATATCCGAATTAAGCGCCTCTCTTTCCGCGGCGCTGAAGAAGGGATGGAAAGAGGATGAAATACGCCGTTCGGTTAGCGAGCTTTCGTGGAAGGCAGCGGCGGAGAAATACCGGGATGTGTTTCAAAAAGTCATCGCAAGAAGGAGCGGTACCGTATAA
- a CDS encoding C1 family peptidase: MKPIKRSYGWYPDIPDQRDYLYTAIRPVVRLPEKVDLREHCSMVEDQGNLGSCTAQALAGNLEFLDMKIDHIYTDVSRLFIYYNERVLIDSVDYDSGASLRDGIKSLKDDGACEERMWPYVIEKFDDKPPAKCYKEAKGHRIESYHRINTLREMLVCLAEGYPFVFGFTVYESFESPKVAKTGIVNMPGEDESALGGHAVLAVGYDQKARRFLVRNSWGQGWGMDGYFTMPFRYLETLAGDFWTVRR; encoded by the coding sequence ATGAAACCAATAAAGCGCAGTTACGGATGGTATCCGGATATACCGGATCAAAGGGATTATCTTTATACGGCGATACGGCCGGTGGTAAGGTTGCCGGAGAAAGTCGATCTAAGGGAGCATTGTTCGATGGTAGAGGACCAGGGGAACCTCGGGAGCTGTACGGCACAGGCGTTGGCAGGGAACCTCGAGTTCCTCGATATGAAGATAGACCATATCTATACGGATGTGAGCCGGTTATTCATATATTATAACGAGCGCGTCCTGATAGACAGCGTAGATTACGACTCAGGGGCGTCGCTTCGAGACGGTATCAAGTCACTCAAGGATGACGGGGCATGCGAGGAGCGTATGTGGCCGTACGTAATAGAAAAGTTCGATGATAAGCCGCCGGCGAAGTGCTACAAGGAGGCGAAAGGACATCGGATAGAATCGTACCACCGGATCAATACGCTTCGCGAGATGCTTGTCTGCCTTGCGGAAGGATATCCGTTCGTCTTCGGTTTCACCGTCTACGAAAGTTTCGAATCGCCAAAGGTCGCGAAGACCGGCATTGTAAATATGCCCGGGGAGGATGAGAGCGCCCTCGGCGGCCATGCCGTACTGGCGGTAGGGTATGATCAGAAGGCCCGGCGCTTCCTGGTGCGGAATTCATGGGGCCAGGGGTGGGGGATGGACGGTTATTTTACGATGCCATTTCGGTATCTCGAGACCTTAGCGGGTGATTTCTGGACAGTCAGGAGATGA
- a CDS encoding serine O-acetyltransferase: MLRDLNKGQKMEKRSWFVRLAADKKRFLAIDLKEFKPGLSRFIYLHTTQGYQAVMVYRFGQWCYEGSGLARKIARKIYFLLRLFIEAITGISINERSEIGEGLYIGHFGGIFIHSNVKIGKNCNISQGVTVGVKAPFETERAPNIGDGVHIGAGAKVLGGIRVGNNVVIGANAVVVKDVPDNAVVGGVPAKILKYRT, translated from the coding sequence TTGTTAAGAGATTTAAACAAAGGTCAGAAAATGGAAAAACGGAGCTGGTTTGTAAGGCTTGCGGCCGATAAGAAAAGGTTCCTGGCTATTGATCTCAAAGAATTCAAGCCGGGTTTGAGCAGGTTCATATATCTGCATACGACACAAGGATATCAGGCGGTCATGGTATACAGGTTTGGCCAATGGTGTTACGAGGGAAGTGGCTTAGCCAGAAAAATAGCGCGAAAGATATATTTTTTACTGCGACTTTTCATTGAAGCGATAACGGGTATCAGTATAAATGAACGGTCGGAGATAGGGGAAGGGTTATATATAGGCCATTTTGGGGGTATCTTTATCCATTCGAATGTCAAAATAGGGAAAAACTGTAATATATCGCAGGGGGTTACAGTCGGCGTAAAGGCGCCTTTTGAAACCGAAAGGGCGCCTAATATAGGAGATGGAGTGCATATAGGCGCAGGGGCAAAGGTCCTGGGTGGTATAAGAGTCGGCAATAACGTTGTAATAGGCGCAAATGCAGTTGTTGTAAAGGACGTGCCCGATAATGCGGTTGTCGGAGGAGTGCCGGCAAAAATATTGAAATATAGGACATGA
- a CDS encoding NAD-dependent epimerase/dehydratase family protein has product MKTDKRLTALVTGAGGFIGSHLVKRLKKEGYWVRGVDLKYPEFSPTEADDFIIGDLRDQTVCERITDMTFDEAYQLAADMGGAGYIFTGEHDADLMHNSATINLNMVERFRVTNVKKVFYSSSACMYPAYNQEDPDNPKCSEDSAYPAAPDSEYGWEKLFSERIYLAYHRNYGMAVRIARFHNIFGPEGTWEGGREKAPAAICRKVAEAEDGSRIEIWGDGKQTRSFLYIDECVEGIRRLVRSDFTDPVNIGSDEMVTINQLVEMVKAIAGKKLSVNHIAGPTGVRGRNSDNSLIYKKLGWAPSCSLKAGLEKTYPWIKEQVEKRAAALV; this is encoded by the coding sequence ATGAAGACAGACAAGAGATTGACAGCGCTCGTAACCGGCGCCGGCGGTTTCATAGGAAGCCACCTGGTGAAGCGGCTTAAGAAAGAAGGTTACTGGGTCAGGGGGGTGGACCTCAAATACCCCGAGTTCAGCCCGACAGAGGCGGACGACTTTATCATAGGCGATTTGCGGGATCAGACCGTCTGCGAGAGGATCACCGATATGACGTTCGATGAAGCGTATCAGCTGGCGGCCGACATGGGAGGAGCGGGATATATATTTACCGGAGAACATGACGCAGACCTGATGCATAACTCCGCTACCATAAATCTCAACATGGTCGAACGGTTTCGTGTGACGAACGTAAAGAAGGTATTCTATTCGTCATCGGCATGCATGTACCCGGCCTATAACCAGGAGGACCCGGATAATCCGAAATGCTCGGAAGATTCCGCATATCCGGCGGCGCCGGACAGTGAATACGGCTGGGAGAAGCTCTTCAGCGAGCGTATATACCTCGCATACCACAGGAACTACGGCATGGCCGTAAGGATAGCAAGATTCCACAATATCTTCGGTCCGGAGGGGACATGGGAGGGCGGACGGGAAAAGGCGCCTGCCGCCATATGCAGGAAGGTGGCTGAGGCCGAAGACGGCAGCAGGATCGAGATATGGGGTGACGGAAAGCAGACAAGGTCATTCCTATATATAGACGAATGCGTTGAGGGGATAAGGCGGCTGGTCAGATCGGACTTTACGGACCCTGTGAATATAGGTTCGGATGAGATGGTCACGATAAATCAGCTTGTCGAGATGGTGAAAGCCATTGCCGGGAAGAAGCTTAGCGTGAACCATATTGCCGGCCCCACAGGTGTGCGCGGAAGGAATTCCGACAATTCGCTCATATATAAGAAGCTGGGATGGGCCCCCTCATGCAGTCTAAAGGCAGGCCTTGAGAAGACATATCCCTGGATAAAAGAGCAGGTTGAAAAGAGGGCAGCGGCTTTAGTGTAA
- a CDS encoding glycoside hydrolase domain-containing protein: MKNILISVFLILSISYFEPAYAEVSIWCVGDCEKIAPYDKSEKKNLFWDGDENVVKIYGARNEYVSFQVIIKALNESLSGVTVLADEFRGKDAGIIEASNIDLFKEHYLKVTVPSSFDGKPVDEAQIGVYPTQMIPFRSGRKTIMPFKIEKDQNQPIWVDIYIPEDAVAGEYESVFTIVSDGKEPVKVRVILTVWDFMLPHETHFRTYIYYGSEQLRWAFGYNDSGYPEFRALEDKFFQMAHQHRLVLCPNLEMEWGYDKFEKYWSERGRGPYIDGSAYTKRVGKKTPVNTWVIQIDDFDHEPEYQRLGKEALRFFAEKNVPDILMLYVYDEPCSKKNYDFIRERCDWVHKALGKKLPCMVTVPIKPPERSWGSLVGYVDIWNSGDSVLQDVRARQKAGDKIWTYNMGWGGGPYVDTSGLAGRTHAWMGWKFDIEGWMFWDSCYWIDTHSLRDKNGNKISGGEINKNPAQYSTNVWKDPMTYDQMRRPGYRESDAMRLNGDGVLFYPGEYIGLQEPISSFIMKSLRRGLQDYEYMWLARSMGKEKEVASIVDSVIIAPKKWNKDVNAWYTARMELAKVILSASKGAK, translated from the coding sequence ATGAAAAATATCCTGATATCTGTCTTTCTGATCCTATCAATATCTTATTTCGAGCCAGCATATGCAGAAGTGAGTATATGGTGTGTTGGTGATTGTGAGAAAATAGCACCTTATGATAAATCGGAAAAGAAAAATCTGTTTTGGGATGGAGATGAAAATGTCGTTAAAATATACGGCGCAAGGAATGAATATGTCTCATTTCAGGTGATAATCAAAGCCCTAAACGAAAGTTTATCCGGCGTAACGGTTTTAGCAGATGAATTTCGGGGAAAAGATGCCGGCATAATAGAAGCAAGTAACATAGATCTATTCAAGGAGCACTATTTAAAAGTCACCGTACCATCGAGTTTCGACGGAAAGCCGGTTGACGAAGCACAGATAGGCGTATATCCGACACAGATGATCCCGTTTCGTTCCGGAAGAAAAACTATTATGCCGTTTAAGATCGAAAAAGACCAGAACCAGCCGATCTGGGTTGACATATATATACCGGAAGACGCCGTAGCGGGTGAGTATGAGTCTGTTTTTACGATCGTTAGCGACGGAAAAGAGCCGGTAAAGGTGAGAGTGATACTTACGGTCTGGGATTTCATGTTGCCGCATGAGACACACTTCAGGACGTATATCTATTATGGCTCTGAACAGCTGAGATGGGCATTTGGATATAACGATTCAGGTTACCCTGAATTCAGGGCCCTCGAAGACAAATTTTTTCAGATGGCACACCAGCATCGGCTGGTCCTCTGTCCTAACCTGGAGATGGAATGGGGCTACGATAAGTTTGAAAAATATTGGAGCGAACGCGGAAGGGGTCCTTACATAGATGGTTCCGCTTATACAAAACGTGTCGGCAAAAAGACCCCGGTCAATACCTGGGTCATCCAAATAGATGATTTTGATCATGAACCAGAATATCAAAGGCTGGGCAAAGAAGCGCTCAGATTTTTTGCCGAGAAGAACGTCCCTGACATCCTGATGTTATACGTATATGATGAGCCATGCTCAAAAAAGAATTACGATTTTATACGGGAAAGATGCGATTGGGTGCACAAGGCCTTAGGTAAAAAGCTCCCTTGCATGGTTACAGTCCCAATAAAACCACCGGAACGCTCCTGGGGTTCTCTCGTCGGTTATGTCGATATATGGAATAGCGGAGATTCTGTATTGCAGGATGTGCGCGCCAGGCAGAAAGCGGGTGATAAGATATGGACGTATAATATGGGGTGGGGCGGAGGACCGTATGTTGACACATCAGGACTTGCCGGCAGAACTCACGCATGGATGGGATGGAAATTTGATATCGAAGGATGGATGTTCTGGGACAGCTGTTATTGGATAGACACACACAGCCTGAGGGATAAGAACGGAAACAAAATTTCAGGTGGAGAGATAAACAAAAACCCCGCTCAATACAGTACAAATGTTTGGAAGGACCCAATGACGTATGACCAGATGCGCAGACCCGGTTATCGTGAAAGCGATGCTATGCGCCTTAACGGAGACGGCGTTTTATTTTATCCCGGAGAATATATAGGGCTGCAGGAACCCATATCAAGTTTTATAATGAAATCGCTTAGGAGAGGGTTACAGGACTATGAGTATATGTGGCTTGCCAGATCTATGGGAAAAGAGAAAGAGGTAGCATCTATCGTAGATAGCGTTATCATCGCCCCGAAAAAATGGAACAAGGATGTCAATGCATGGTATACAGCAAGGATGGAGCTGGCAAAAGTGATATTATCCGCAAGTAAAGGGGCTAAATGA
- the asnB gene encoding asparagine synthase (glutamine-hydrolyzing) — protein sequence MCGICGAIYRDNTKKVPREWVKQMADTMRHRGPDDEGFFVEGNVGLGQRRLSIIDISSGHQPIFNEDNSLCIVFNGEIYNYQNLRIELIKRGHSFSTKSDTEVVVHAYEEYGPDCVKKLHGMFAFAIWDKRSKHLMLARDRVGKKPLYFYRDDNVFLFASEIKAILKTGIVRAKVHKPVLDFYLSLGYTPGPETVFENIFKLEPAHYMLMSENGKTDTRGYWDIAQMEPIDISFEDAREKTKNLLVKSVEMRLMSEVPLGVFLSGGLDSSAIVALMSDILGKTVQTFSVGYKDVGNMSELGFANIVASRFNTQHHEFILTPEDLFSSIDTLLEHSGEPIVESAAIALYKLASLAKPHATVLLSGEGSDEIFAGYSLYSKMYRIESMRRFLRFVPFCFIAKAMVCMSKQEKMCKYFEWMAEPFERRYRSVSYDLTESIKNRMYSPALKNVVDKRQSDYFAGLHDRVSGKSMLSKMLYIDTKSWLAEDILLKSDRMTMAASVELRAPFLDHELIEFVTSLPDSYKLNGAIGKHILKEAMKDLLPEKVINRKKMGFPVPLSAWFGGALYDNAKSLLTEKRTLERGYFNRAYIDTLFENIKKNEDLGRRIFSFVTLELWHRKYID from the coding sequence ATGTGCGGAATCTGCGGAGCGATATACAGGGATAATACAAAGAAAGTTCCCCGTGAGTGGGTGAAACAGATGGCGGACACAATGCGCCATCGCGGGCCCGATGATGAGGGATTTTTCGTTGAGGGCAACGTAGGGCTTGGCCAGCGCCGGCTTAGCATCATAGATATATCAAGCGGGCACCAGCCGATCTTCAATGAGGATAATTCCTTATGCATAGTATTCAACGGTGAAATTTACAATTATCAAAACTTACGAATCGAGCTTATAAAGAGAGGCCATTCTTTTTCCACGAAAAGCGATACAGAGGTGGTAGTGCATGCCTATGAAGAATATGGGCCTGACTGCGTCAAAAAGTTACACGGGATGTTCGCGTTTGCCATATGGGACAAAAGATCAAAGCACTTGATGCTGGCCCGCGATAGAGTGGGGAAGAAACCGTTATATTTTTACCGGGATGATAACGTTTTCCTTTTCGCGTCAGAGATAAAGGCCATTTTAAAGACAGGAATTGTTAGGGCTAAGGTCCATAAGCCGGTGCTCGATTTCTACCTGTCATTGGGATATACGCCGGGTCCAGAGACAGTATTCGAAAACATTTTTAAGCTTGAGCCGGCTCATTATATGCTCATGTCGGAAAACGGGAAGACAGATACCAGAGGATATTGGGATATTGCGCAGATGGAACCCATAGACATATCGTTTGAAGATGCCCGTGAAAAGACCAAGAATTTACTGGTAAAGAGCGTTGAGATGCGGCTCATGAGCGAGGTTCCACTCGGTGTTTTTCTAAGCGGCGGGCTTGACTCGAGCGCTATAGTCGCCCTGATGTCGGATATTCTAGGGAAAACAGTTCAGACATTCTCCGTAGGATATAAGGATGTCGGAAATATGAGCGAGCTTGGGTTTGCGAATATTGTGGCGTCTCGATTTAATACACAGCACCACGAATTTATCCTGACCCCGGAGGATCTCTTTAGTTCGATAGATACTCTCCTTGAGCACAGCGGAGAACCTATCGTTGAGAGTGCGGCGATAGCGTTATACAAGCTCGCCTCTCTTGCCAAGCCGCACGCTACGGTTCTTTTATCCGGGGAAGGATCCGATGAGATATTTGCCGGATATTCCCTCTATTCGAAGATGTATAGGATAGAATCGATGAGGAGATTTTTAAGATTTGTACCCTTTTGCTTTATAGCAAAGGCAATGGTCTGCATGAGTAAACAGGAGAAGATGTGCAAGTATTTTGAATGGATGGCAGAGCCGTTTGAGCGCCGCTATAGGTCAGTATCGTATGATTTGACAGAAAGCATTAAAAACAGGATGTACTCACCGGCGTTAAAAAACGTAGTGGACAAGCGGCAGAGCGATTATTTTGCAGGATTACATGATCGCGTGAGTGGAAAAAGCATGCTGAGCAAAATGCTTTATATAGACACAAAATCGTGGCTTGCGGAAGATATTCTCTTAAAGTCAGACCGGATGACCATGGCGGCATCTGTGGAACTGCGCGCGCCATTTTTAGACCATGAACTTATAGAGTTTGTGACATCCCTTCCGGATAGTTATAAACTTAACGGCGCTATAGGTAAACATATCCTCAAGGAAGCAATGAAAGATCTTCTCCCGGAGAAGGTTATCAACAGGAAAAAGATGGGTTTCCCTGTGCCGCTTTCAGCATGGTTCGGCGGAGCGCTGTATGACAACGCGAAAAGCTTACTCACGGAAAAAAGGACTCTTGAGAGAGGATATTTTAACAGGGCCTACATAGATACGCTCTTCGAGAATATAAAGAAAAATGAAGACCTGGGCCGCCGCATATTCTCTTTTGTGACGCTGGAATTATGGCATCGGAAATATATAGATTGA
- a CDS encoding polysaccharide deacetylase family protein, translating to MKKLIKRLISNRYFAFSGKVKDKRIALTFDDGPHVDHTEDILKILKSENVKATFFVIGKEAERHPALVRHMAEDQHEVANHSYWHSRKGGVEEIKETEKSIEGIVGSSPRLFRPPWGRIGLKKLLYTATSNMKIVLWSFDSHDYKFNTAEELRRHLRRSRISAGDILLFHEDYAHTKEALPDILTDLKTRGFEFRTVSELLGKS from the coding sequence ATGAAGAAGCTTATTAAGAGATTAATATCAAACAGATATTTCGCTTTCAGCGGAAAAGTGAAAGACAAAAGGATCGCACTTACTTTCGACGACGGGCCGCATGTCGATCATACGGAAGATATACTGAAAATACTGAAGAGCGAGAACGTAAAGGCGACGTTCTTTGTTATCGGCAAGGAGGCCGAGCGTCATCCGGCCCTTGTTAGGCACATGGCGGAGGATCAGCATGAGGTTGCCAACCATTCCTACTGGCATAGCAGAAAGGGCGGCGTGGAAGAGATAAAGGAGACGGAAAAGAGCATAGAGGGTATTGTCGGATCATCTCCGCGCCTATTCAGGCCGCCATGGGGCAGGATAGGCCTAAAAAAATTGCTATATACAGCGACAAGCAATATGAAGATAGTTTTATGGTCATTCGACAGTCATGACTACAAATTTAATACGGCGGAGGAACTTCGGAGGCATCTAAGGCGGTCGAGGATAAGCGCGGGAGATATACTCCTTTTCCACGAAGATTATGCGCACACGAAAGAAGCATTGCCGGATATATTGACCGATCTGAAGACCAGAGGTTTCGAATTCAGAACGGTGAGCGAACTGTTAGGAAAGAGCTAG